The following proteins are encoded in a genomic region of Leptolyngbya boryana PCC 6306:
- a CDS encoding YybH family protein yields MLTQQQAHQLASEWIQAWNSHNLDAILSHYDEDIVLVSPIAAKLLNESSGTVNSKIALRAYFKKGLEVYPTLRFELVDVLWGVQSVMFYYINQNGTKAGELVEVDLTGKITRVIANYNG; encoded by the coding sequence ATGTTAACTCAACAACAGGCTCATCAACTTGCCTCAGAATGGATTCAAGCCTGGAATTCTCACAATCTCGATGCAATTCTTAGTCACTATGATGAGGACATTGTTCTAGTGTCTCCGATTGCAGCTAAGTTGCTGAATGAGTCTTCAGGAACAGTCAACAGTAAAATAGCGTTACGTGCATATTTCAAAAAAGGGCTGGAGGTGTATCCAACTCTCAGGTTTGAATTGGTGGATGTCCTATGGGGTGTGCAGAGTGTGATGTTTTACTACATCAACCAAAATGGAACAAAAGCAGGTGAGCTTGTGGAAGTTGATTTAACTGGAAAAATTACACGAGTCATCGCTAATTACAATGGATAA
- a CDS encoding cupin domain-containing protein, producing MNKSPISAHSVSATMGKTIYPEPHTAIVKGRLKRKLGDYFGLTQFGVNLTELLPGAVSALIHSHSKQDEFIWIVSGSPILVLGEQEFPLSPGDCYGFKAGTGIAHQLANRSPETVTYLEIGDRTPGDEVEYPNDDLKATQSTNGEWILTHKDGRPYSN from the coding sequence GTGAACAAGTCCCCTATTTCAGCACACTCTGTTTCAGCAACAATGGGCAAAACGATCTACCCAGAACCCCATACGGCGATCGTCAAAGGGCGACTGAAACGTAAATTAGGCGACTATTTCGGGCTGACTCAGTTCGGAGTCAATTTGACAGAGCTTTTACCAGGTGCTGTGTCTGCTCTGATTCACAGTCACTCCAAGCAAGATGAATTCATTTGGATTGTGTCGGGATCTCCAATTTTGGTGCTAGGAGAACAAGAATTTCCGCTAAGTCCAGGGGATTGCTATGGCTTCAAAGCTGGAACCGGAATAGCTCATCAACTGGCGAATCGATCGCCAGAAACGGTGACATATCTGGAGATTGGCGATCGTACCCCAGGCGATGAAGTTGAATATCCCAACGACGACCTCAAAGCCACTCAATCAACAAACGGGGAATGGATACTCACCCACAAAGATGGTCGCCCCTACTCGAACTAA
- a CDS encoding MarR family winged helix-turn-helix transcriptional regulator produces the protein MIDLNDLDHQREQELNKALEALHFAFRAVIAKPDAILAERGLSRVHHRILYFVGRHPGLSVNNLLTLLNVSKQSLNAPLRQLTQLGLIESNADENDRRVKRLTLTRQGLYLEQKLSGDQRQRFARVFETVGQEGEAIWHQVMKLLAEDIFPESDELEL, from the coding sequence ATGATTGACCTAAATGATCTCGATCATCAGCGCGAGCAAGAACTGAATAAAGCGTTGGAAGCATTGCATTTTGCTTTTCGGGCTGTAATTGCCAAGCCCGATGCCATCCTTGCAGAGCGAGGGCTTTCGCGTGTTCATCATCGGATCTTGTATTTTGTTGGTCGTCATCCTGGCTTGAGTGTGAATAACCTACTGACCCTGCTGAACGTCAGCAAGCAGTCTTTGAACGCACCCCTCCGGCAACTGACCCAATTAGGGCTAATCGAATCAAATGCTGATGAGAACGATCGCCGAGTCAAGCGGCTGACACTGACACGACAGGGTTTGTATTTGGAGCAGAAATTGTCTGGTGATCAACGGCAACGATTCGCAAGGGTATTTGAAACTGTCGGGCAAGAAGGCGAAGCGATCTGGCATCAGGTTATGAAGCTGTTAGCAGAGGATATATTTCCTGAATCTGATGAACTAGAACTGTAA